One genomic segment of Sebastes fasciatus isolate fSebFas1 chromosome 17, fSebFas1.pri, whole genome shotgun sequence includes these proteins:
- the LOC141754950 gene encoding transcription and mRNA export factor ENY2 — protein sequence MSKDSQMRAAINHKLIEMGERERLKELLRAKLVECGWKDQLKAQCKDVIKEKGLEHVTVEDLVTEVTPKGRALVPDSVKKELLQRIRAFLAQHATL from the exons ATGAGCAAAGACTCCCAGATGAGAGCTGCTATCAACCACAAACTGATCGAGATGGGCGAACGGGAGCG GTTGAAGGAGTTGCTCCGGGCAAAGCTGGTGGAGTGTGGATGGAAGGATCAGCTGAAGGCACAATGCAAAg ATGTGATCAAAGAAAAGGGTCTGGAGCATGTCACAGTGGAGGACCTGGTCACAGAAGTCACACCTAAAGGCAGAG CGCTCGTACCGGACAGCGTGAAGAAGGAGCTCCTGCAGAGAATCCGAGCTTTTCTAGCTCAACACGCAACCTTGTGA
- the LOC141754674 gene encoding CD209 antigen-like protein C has product MEEIYTDVEYDASVDPGPSTNPTGPRSSEKRFRRAVDLCLGLLSVFLLAGLIGLRVHCTLRGSASDLSTIEANLTERLQASDYKLSSVSAERDLLNASLTEITKELDRLQSLSKENKMCPAGWTMFSSACYLLSGGAGSWDKARKDCRNRGADLVMIESAKEQTFVAGLTKKTTWIGLNDKDVEGTWKWIDVTPLILKSWALNEPNNGGGNPKLGGEDCAHIRAETPEWNDLPCETVMLWICEKIA; this is encoded by the exons ATGGAAGAAATCTACACCGATGTTGAATATGACGCGTCTGTTGACCCAGGACCTTCGACCAATCCAACAG GTCCCAGGAGCTCAGAGAAAAGATTTCGTAGAGCTGTTGATCTCTGTCTGGGGCTGCTGAGTGTTTTCCTGCTGGCTGGACTCATCGGCCTCCGTGTCCACT GCACACTTCGTGGTTCAGCTTCAGATCTCTCTACTATCGAAGCCAACCTGACTGAGCGTCTCCAGGCCAGCGATTACAAGCTGTCCTCCgtgtctgcagagagagacCTGCTGAACGCCAGCCTCACTGAAATCACTAAAGAGTTGGACAGGCTTCAGAGTTTGTCCAAAGAGA ATAAAATGTGTCCTGCAGGATGGACGATGTTCAGTTCAGCCTGTTACCTCCTCTCTGGTGGGGCTGGTTCCTGGGATAAAGCCAGAAAGGACTGCAGAAACAGAGGAGCAGATCTGGTGATGATTGAAAGCGCTAAAGAGCAG ACGTTTGTTGCTGGGCTCACCAAGAAAACGACTTGGATTGGTTTGAATGACAAAGATGTGGAGGGGACTTGGAAATGGATCGATGTAACTCCACTGATCCTGAA GAGCTGGGCGTTGAACGAGCCAAATAATGGTGGTGGAAATCCAAAGTTGGGTGGAGAGGACTGTGCACATATCAGAGCTGAAACCCCTGAGTGGAATGACCTGCCGTGTGAAACTGTAATGCTGTGGATCTGTGAGAAAATAGCTTAA